In Juglans regia cultivar Chandler chromosome 13, Walnut 2.0, whole genome shotgun sequence, the following proteins share a genomic window:
- the LOC108997213 gene encoding cell division cycle 20.2, cofactor of APC complex-like: MDAGSWISSVNLKDQSRCPLQEQFMQRKNARENLDRFIPNRSAMDFDYAHYMLTEGRKGKENPTSNSPSREAYRKRLAETFNMNRTRILAFKNKPPVPVESFPREFSSSLNHDKPTKSRRNIPQTSERTLDAPDLVDDYYLNLLDWGSCNVLAIALGNTVYLWDASNGSTSELVSIDEEDGPITSVNWAPDGRHIAIGLNNSEVQLWDSTANRQLRTLRGGHRSRVGSLAWNNHILTTGGMDGTIINNDVRIREHIVETYRGHEQEVCGLKWSSSGQQLASGGNDNLLHIWDRSMASSNSATQWLHRLEDHISAVKALAWCPFQSNLLASGGGGGDRCIKFWNTHTGACLNSVDTGSQVCALLWNKNERELLSSHGFTQNQLTLWKYPSMVKMAELNGHTSRVLFMAQSPDGCTVASAAADETLRFWNVFGVPEVAKPAPKSNPEPFAHVNRIR; this comes from the exons ATGGATGCAGGATCTTGGATTTCTTCTGTGAACTTGAAGGACCAATCTCGGTGCCCACTTCAAGAACAGTTTATGCAGAGAAAGAACGCTCGAGAAAat TTGGATAGATTCATACCGAACAGATCAGCAATGGACTTCGATTACGCACATTACATGCTGACAGAAGGGAGGAAAGGTAAGGAGAACCCAACTTCAAACTCACCATCAAGAGAGGCCTACAGGAAGCGGCTGGCTGAGACCTTCAACATGAACCGGACCCGAATCCTCGCCTTCAAAAACAAGCCGCCTGTCCCGGTGGAGTCCTTCCCGCGTGAATTCTCCTCTTCTCTCAACCATGATAAGCCTACGAAGTCCCGGCGAAACATTCCTCAG ACTTCTGAGAGAACATTAGATGCTCCTGACCTGGTTGATGATTACTACCTAAATTTACTGGACTGGGGAAGCTGCAACGTTCTCGCAATTGCTCTTGGAAATACGGTTTATCTCTGGGATGCTTCGAACGGTTCGACTTCTGAACTTGTCAGTATTGATGAGGAAGATGGCCCCATTACCAGTGTTAACTGGGCTCCTGATGGCCGGCACATTGCCATTGGTTTGAACAATTCTGAAGTACAGCTGTGGGATTCAACAGCAAATCGACag CTAAGAACATTGCGAGGTGGTCACAGATCACGAGTGGGGTCGTTGGCATGGAACAATCATATCCTTACAACTGGAGGAATGGACGGCACGATCATCAACAACGATGTAAGAATCAGAGAACACATTGTTGAAACCTACAGAGGGCATGAACAAGAGGTTTGTGGCCTAAAATGGTCGTCCTCAGGTCAGCAATTGGCGAGTGGAGGTAACGATAATCTCCTCCACATCTGGGACAGATCAATGGCATCCTCAAATTCAGCAACACAGTGGCTTCACAGGCTCGAGGACCATATATCTGCCGTGAAAGCCCTCGCTTGGTGTCCTTTCCAGAGCAATTTGCTTGCCTCTGGTGGAGGTGGAGGCGATAGATGCATAAAGTTCTGGAATACCCATACGGGTGCGTGCTTGAACTCGGTGGACACTGGCTCGCAGGTTTGTGCTCTGTTATGGAACAAGAACGAAAGAGAGTTGCTTAGCTCTCATGGGTTTACTCAGAATCAGCTCACACTTTGGAAATATCCATCAATGGTGAAGATGGCAGAGCTAAATGGTCATACTTCTAGAGTTCTTTTCATGGCTCAG AGCCCAGATGGTTGCACTGTGGCATCGGCGGCAGCTGATGAAACACTCAGATTTTGGAACGTCTTTGGGGTCCCGGAAGTGGCTAAACCTGCTCCCAAATCAAACCCTGAGCCCTTTGCTCACGTGAATCGTATCCGTTGA
- the LOC108997191 gene encoding probable polygalacturonase At3g15720, translating into MQGIVLTILLMIFMLIASPCSCARTQVFDVVRYGAFGNGKTDDSQAFLRAWSDMCKASRARGIPTLVIPRGKVFQLKPVAFLGPCNSNIVLVLVEGTIIAPVNTQEWKDKSMWIQFSNVNGLSITGNGNIDGQGSVWWKSCFPNKALHFNNCNGLQLTKLRHLNSPRNHISISSCNGVHISHLNIFAPEESPNTDGIDISTSRNIEINNSVIQTGDDCIAINEGSSYINVSSVACGPGHGISIGSLGQNGKYETVEEVHVRDCNFTGTQNGARIKTWKGGSGYARKITFENIRVRNSQNPIIIDQNYDPFGTNAGSQKAVKVSDVTFKDVRGTAAKELAIDLTCSQGMGCTNIVLDEIDIQSSIPGKRTYSHCDNVHGTARACNPAVPCVASS; encoded by the exons ATGCAGGGTATAGTACTCACCATCCTTCTTATGATCTTTATGCTGATTGCTTCACCTTGTTCATGTGCAAGAACACAAGTTTTCGATGTCGTTCGTTATGGAGCTTTTGGCAATGGAAAAACTGATGATAGCCAA GCTTTTCTAAGAGCTTGGAGCGATATGTGTAAAGCAAGTCGGGCTCGAGGTATCCCAACGCTCGTAATACCGAGGGGAAAGGTGTTCCAGTTGAAACCTGTGGCTTTCCTAGGCCCTTGCAACTCCAACATTGTTCTTGTACTG GTTGAAGGGACAATTATTGCACCAGTAAATACTCAGGAATGGAAGGACAAATCTATGTGGATTCAATTCTCAAACGTAAATGGCCTTTCCATCACTGGGAATGGAAATATTGATGGCCAGGGTTCTGTTTGGTGGAAATCTTGCTTTCCCAACAAG GCTCTTCATTTTAATAATTGCAATGGTCTCCAACTAACTAAATTAAGGCATCTCAACAGTCCAAGAAATCACATAAGCATAAGTAGCTGCAATGGCGTCCACAtttctcatcttaatatttttgCACCTGAGGAAAGTCCAAACACCGATGGTATTGACATCTCTACTTCGCGCAATATCGAAATCAATAATTCCGTGATTCAAACAG GTGATGATTGCATTGCTATCAATGAAGGCTCGTCGTATATTAACGTATCTAGTGTTGCATGTGGACCGGGCCATGGAATAAG CATTGGAAGCCTTGGACAAAATGGAAAATACGAGACAGTAGAAGAAGTGCACGTCCGAGATTGCAATTTCACGGGAACACAAAATGGAGCAAGAATCAAGACATGGAAG GGTGGAAGTGGGTATGCTAGGAAGATCACTTTTGAAAATATCAGAGTCCGAAATTCCCAAAATCCCATCATTATTGACCAGAACTACGACCCTTTTGGCACGAATGCCGGTAGCCAG AAAGCAGTGAAGGTGAGCGACGTGACATTCAAAGATGTGCGAGGAACAGCTGCTAAAGAGTTAGCAATTGATCTGACTTGCAGCCAGGGCATGGGATGCACCAACATTGTATTGGATGAAATTGACATACAGTCATCCATTCCTGGAAAGAGGACTTATTCCCACTGCGACAATGTCCATGGAACAGCCAGAGCCTGCAATCCTGCTGTTCCATGCGTAGCTAGTTCATGA